The DNA window CTCTGTCCTCACTTCAGCTTAGCAAGAGCGTCACAAAACTCTTCTACCTCAAGAGTTGCAGCGCGATTAATTGGGGCTCAGAAACTCCAGGTGAGAGGGATACTTCGGCGAGCCGTAGATCGACATAGTCTGCGCTTTGTACGCTTCGGGCGGAGCGGTCATGATGTTGGGAACAAAAGTCTGTGGGTTGCGGTCGTAGAGCGGGAACCAGCTCGACTGGACCTCGACCATGATCTTGTGGCCCTTCAGGAAGGTGTGGTCCGCGCCATGGAGGCTCCACTTGTACTCGTTCACCTCGCTGGGCTTGATGGCCTCGGGATGCTCGAAACTCTTGAGGTAGCGGCCACGGAAGATCTCATCGACGATCATCAACTGGTAGCCGTTCATTGGAGCGGGAGCGTCGTCTGGGTAGACGTCGATGAGCTTGACGACCCAGTCGGCATCGGTGCCGGTGGTTGCGGCAAAGAGGTCGGCTACGACGTCGCCCGTGACGGTTACATCGTGGTCGAGCACAGGCGTGGTGAAGTTCGCCAGGTCCTTGCGGCTGCTGACGAAGCGCTGATCTTCGACCAGCCACGGGCGCCAGCGTGAGCCGGTGCCGTAGGTCGATTCGACCGGCCTCATACGAAACGGAATAGGGTCAGCGGGGTCAGCGACGTAGGCGGCGGCGACGGTGTTGTAATCGCCCGTCGGAGCGGCGAATCCAAGCGCATGCTCGGCGCCAAGGTACAGCTTCTCGCCCTTGAAGCCGCTTACGGGTGGCCAGACATCGTAGCGCTCCCACTGGTTGACGCCGGTGCGAAAGCTGGCGACACCCTTGAGATCAAAGCCGCTCTGGCCTTTCAAATACTTCTCGAAGAACGGAAATTCCATGGTCTTGCGATACTCTTCGCCGGTGGGCTGGCCGAAGTCTATCGCTCCCAGGTTCTTGCCCGGGCCGCCCCACCCTCCATGGTTCCACGGGCCGAGAACCATGAAGACCTCGCCCTTCTTGTCGTGCGGCTTCAGCGCGGCGTACTCCGCCTGCGTGCCCCACATATCTTCCTGGTCCCACCACCCGCCGACTTCAAGTGTGGGGACTTCGACCTTGGTGAGGTGCGATTCGACGGCCATGTCCTGCCAGAACTTCGTATAGGCGGGCTGCGTCAGGAAGATCTTCGCGGTGGGCAGATTGCTTATCTTCGCCGACTCCGCCGCTCCGGCAAAGTTCCCATGTTCGAGAAAAAAGTTGTACTGGTCCTCTTTGGAGTCGGCCGGAACGTCGGTCTTCTGCGCTTCCAGTTGTTGCACGTAGTCGAAGCCGTAGGTCTCGCGGAAGGCTCCGTTGTGGAAGAAGTCGTCACCCTTCCAGACATTGGTCATAGGCGCCTGGGGAGAGATCGCCTTCACCGCCGGATGGGCGTCGATGCCCGCCATCATCGCAAGGAAGCCAGGATAGGAGACGCCCAAAACGCCCACCTTGCCGGAGTTATTGGGCACATGCTTCAGCAGCCAGTCGATGGTGTCGCGGGTGTCGGTGGTCTCGTCGACGTCCTGCTTGGAGTGATGCGCGACGATGGGCCGGTTCATCACAAAGGTGCCTTCGGAGCCATATCTCCCGCGGATGTCGCAGAGGACGAAGATATAACCGCTCGCCACCAACTCCGGCTTGGATATGTTGAGCCGCTCGGAGGTGGCGTGTTCCGCGCCGTAGGGAGTGCGCTGGATGAGAAACGGCAATGCTGGGCCTGACTTCTCGGAACCGACTGGACGGAGGATGACGACATGAAGCTTTACCCCATCGCGGACAGGAATCATCTCTTCCTGCCGGGTGTACTCGTGATCGTGATGTTCCGGCTTTGCAGCGGCATCCTGAGCGAACGCTGGCAAAGCAGCGGATAGAGAAATCGAAATTCCTATGGCGAGAACTGCTCTGCGGAATACGCTCACGATCACCTCAACTCACGAATTTTTACTGCTTCCTGCGCGGCCAAGATACGCGGCCATCTTCTGTCTCAACAGGTCAACCAGCTCCGGTTGCATGTAGGTGTAACGGTCCGGAACGCCCAGGCAAACGACCGTCTTCCCTTTCAGCGCGTTAGCGAATCTGGTTTGCAAGAATTTCTTCTGTCGCGCTTCCATCACGAAGATGGCATCCGCCCATTCGACTATGCCCAGATCGATCACGTACTCGGCGTCTGGAGCCGTGCCCGCGGAGCTGGTCCCAATACCGTCAATCTCGGCGAAGACGGCCTCTGCCGTCGGCGAACGAAGACGATTCCTCGCGCAGACAAACAGAAGCCGCTTCACTTGCTGATTTCCAGGGATCTAACCCAGCGCTACCGGCTCGACGGGAATTGGACTCGCGTCGCACTTCCAGCCCTCGCGACCATGGGTTCCATCGCAGAACGGGCGCTTGGACGAGAGTCCGCAGCGGCAGAGCGAGATCGCCGGTTTGCCCGTCAGGTCCCACACATTCCCGTTCACGTCCACAAGCTCGATAAGACCTTCCACCCGGAATGGGCCGTTCGGACGAACCGTGATCTTGACCGACGGCACCGGCGTCTCAGCCGCACTCACAACTACTTCTTCAGACATTCGAAACTCTCCAGAAAGCCAACCTGCGCTTGATAAGCCAGCATAACAAACGCTTCGTCATCCACTTCGCAGCCAATGGTTAAGCTTTCACCTTCGCGATGGCCTGACGCAGCGCCGGGATGCCACCCTGACGCACCGGCCCATGACCGCAGGCGAATCTCTCAATGGGATAGGCAAGCAGCTTCTCCGCGCTTGCCACCGCGACTTCGGCGTTCCATGTAACGAACTTTGGAAAGGGGAAGAACCACGGCGCGTGATTGCTTACATTCAGCTCACCCATAGCCACCAGCGCGTCGCCGGCGTAAAGCGTGCCGTCGCGCTCATCGAGAAACGACATATGTCCGGGGATGTGACCGGGCGTGTCGATACACCGGAGCGAGCCCACCTTGTCTCCTTCGCTCAGGAGCCGGGTCGGCTTAGAACGGATGCCCGGAGTTCCACCTTTGATCTTGCCCGGAGCCTCGCCCGGTCGCATGGAGAGATCAGGTGGGGTTCGCAGGATCGGCAGGCTCCGCTCGTTCGAGATCAGCTCTGTCCTGTCAGATCCAAGTTTCGCGAGCAGAGCATCCACAGAACCCACATGATCGGTATGGGCATGCGTCAGCAGGATGCGGCGAATCGGCGCGTTAAGGCGTGCAGCTTCCGCGATGATCAGCGCAGCCGTACTACTCAG is part of the Granulicella aggregans genome and encodes:
- a CDS encoding CocE/NonD family hydrolase; translated protein: MSVFRRAVLAIGISISLSAALPAFAQDAAAKPEHHDHEYTRQEEMIPVRDGVKLHVVILRPVGSEKSGPALPFLIQRTPYGAEHATSERLNISKPELVASGYIFVLCDIRGRYGSEGTFVMNRPIVAHHSKQDVDETTDTRDTIDWLLKHVPNNSGKVGVLGVSYPGFLAMMAGIDAHPAVKAISPQAPMTNVWKGDDFFHNGAFRETYGFDYVQQLEAQKTDVPADSKEDQYNFFLEHGNFAGAAESAKISNLPTAKIFLTQPAYTKFWQDMAVESHLTKVEVPTLEVGGWWDQEDMWGTQAEYAALKPHDKKGEVFMVLGPWNHGGWGGPGKNLGAIDFGQPTGEEYRKTMEFPFFEKYLKGQSGFDLKGVASFRTGVNQWERYDVWPPVSGFKGEKLYLGAEHALGFAAPTGDYNTVAAAYVADPADPIPFRMRPVESTYGTGSRWRPWLVEDQRFVSSRKDLANFTTPVLDHDVTVTGDVVADLFAATTGTDADWVVKLIDVYPDDAPAPMNGYQLMIVDEIFRGRYLKSFEHPEAIKPSEVNEYKWSLHGADHTFLKGHKIMVEVQSSWFPLYDRNPQTFVPNIMTAPPEAYKAQTMSIYGSPKYPSHLEFLSPN
- a CDS encoding low molecular weight protein tyrosine phosphatase family protein, with product MKRLLFVCARNRLRSPTAEAVFAEIDGIGTSSAGTAPDAEYVIDLGIVEWADAIFVMEARQKKFLQTRFANALKGKTVVCLGVPDRYTYMQPELVDLLRQKMAAYLGRAGSSKNS
- a CDS encoding CDGSH iron-sulfur domain-containing protein, whose amino-acid sequence is MSEEVVVSAAETPVPSVKITVRPNGPFRVEGLIELVDVNGNVWDLTGKPAISLCRCGLSSKRPFCDGTHGREGWKCDASPIPVEPVALG
- a CDS encoding MBL fold metallo-hydrolase, which gives rise to MTTTQVSGNARQLTRFGFVNCYLVREEDGFTLIDTGMLSSTAALIIAEAARLNAPIRRILLTHAHTDHVGSVDALLAKLGSDRTELISNERSLPILRTPPDLSMRPGEAPGKIKGGTPGIRSKPTRLLSEGDKVGSLRCIDTPGHIPGHMSFLDERDGTLYAGDALVAMGELNVSNHAPWFFPFPKFVTWNAEVAVASAEKLLAYPIERFACGHGPVRQGGIPALRQAIAKVKA